Proteins from a single region of Osmerus eperlanus chromosome 26, fOsmEpe2.1, whole genome shotgun sequence:
- the cracd gene encoding capping protein inhibiting regulator of actin dynamics isoform X1, which produces MFPKVLLQWRSALSSCAAEIEKRRQGKFQPFRRLFGKKKKLGTERVQELKTSFSTGEVSNGVVAKDQPDQHLRELTPIGNRALSHDSVFIQEEAVTEGGSEHTMSQENVSDKVRNLQRQIAQSIKFGQKPPSLRKSEDDQGSSDENEGPQSPLEVLSQVEAEPDPNVYGESLVQGSHRGEIHHTPVKSPRSKCILPATGTIESINLDSVPQSVPRLDNTAAKHKLSVKPKNQRVSRKHRKFTPDLQDMSPPPVLHEETEGRENLEGPWSRHGGSPFDSPDTFSKQRPRVEERLESREKRDREEEELRGEELEEERRKRAEELYEIGERCRKQQQEEDHRQSVELERRRKEEEDRKVQEDARTKREEERRTKEEDERTQREKEEKIREEERRQREEEERRRAEEQRRREEEALEAERLRVEEEEEGNRLRDKAEQEERRMTLEDERRREREEKRQREAEEKETKRRDAGAPRTPPAPEGESGSDPVARRRKAEELRWREMEERQRPFSFKVSSGEKQILFQKVNLTPVTLPSSQPEGTATDPREDSKASSPGGAESLSLSSFQYVPHTAILVTGAQLCGPAVNLDQIKDTACKSLLGLGEDKKGMNASPTKCKASPERKSGKTKSLSESSTSSDQSSAAILAEWASIRSKIFKGADEGKYEGYPDPGHSPTQVQSGTGGQETDQTPFPHTNLRKTMSASAKFSITPAKKKFADSSRNVELSCQADKDRGMTENAQSDGSSGTAAVSPAPDGKAQSKATKGVRVAGRSEGCQFAKDLPSFLVPSPDQDSTQREGPEARSPGESDEPGESGEGEKMGPDDQSRPSPFGIKLRRTNYSLRFQGDQPTEKRKKRYSAGDAFDGVPPPLAPIEPDSNSSSALPDEPSSASPLRESSPVHTAAPSSATRAKRGGFSAGEKTSPKPPLHHRASTAVKFTCADASPQLPLLKTAQGGPSEAATQQTGLAADSADQEKRRDESSAVAQLLRGGQGDEEPKEKKSFFPSISIPWREKPDRKAELIKREKPSLQSRHSLDSVRIQEKDSGPLWITLALQKQKGFMEQQQGRDNRRSQREAKLAEKQAKETSGSVSPSESKGNINTSPKPQQTQEAKRADTLLARFERRDNLKKANTLPSSVTVEISDSPPLPPAVKEVTKRLPSSDSPQASTEPAWLALAKRKAKAWSDCPQIIK; this is translated from the exons ATGTTCCCTAAGGTTTTACTGCAGTGGCGTTCGGCCCTGTCGAGCTGTGCAGCTGAAATAG AGAAGCGACGACAGGGCAAATTCCAACCTTTCAGACGCCTGTttgggaagaagaagaagttggGAACTGAGAGGGTACAAGAGCTGAAGACGAGCTTTTCCACGGGGGAAGTGAGCAATGGTGTCGTCGCCAAGGATCAGCCCGATCAACATCTGAG GGAGCTGACTCCTATCGGGAACCGAGCCCTCTCGCACGACAGTGTCTTCATCCAAGAGGAAGCAGTGACGGAGGGCGGCTCGGAGCACACCATGTCCCAAGAGAACGTCTCCGATAAAGTCAGGAACCTTCAG AGGCAGATCGCTCAAAGTATCAAGTTTGGCCAGAAGCCCCCCTCTCTTAGGAAGAGTGAGGATGACCAGGGCAGCTCGGATGAAAACGAGGGGCCCCAGAGCCCCCTTGAGGTACTGTCCCAGGTGGAGGCGGAGCCAGACCCAAAC GTCTACGGAGAAAGCCTGGTCCAAGGCTCCCATCGGGGTGAGATACACCATACCCCAGTGAAATCCCCCAGGTCCAAATGTATTCTTCCAGCCACCGGGACCATTGAGTCCATTAACCTGGATTCAGTCCCACAGTCTGTCCCTCGATTGGACAACACCGCTGCCAAGCACAAACTATCCGTAAAGCCCAAAAACCAGAGAGTCTCCCGCAAGCACCGCAAGTTCACACCG GATCTGCAGGACATGTCTCCGCCCCCTGTACTCCATGAAGAGACAGAAGGCCGCGAGAACCTGGAGGGCCCTTGGTCCAGACATGGGGGATCCCCCTTCGATTCTCCAGACACATTCAGTAAACAAAGACCCCGGGTGGAAGAAAGACTGGAgtccagagagaagagagacagggaggaagaggaactgagaggggaggagctggaggaggagaggaggaagagagcggaGGAGCTGTACGAAATAGGGGAGAGATGTCGCAAACAACAACAAGAGGAGGACCACAGACAAAGcgtggagctggagaggagaaggaaggaagaggaggacaggaaggtgcAAGAGGACGCGAGAACGaaacgggaggaggagaggaggacgaaggaggaagacgagaggacccaaagggaaaaagaggAGAAGATCCGCGAGGAGGAGCGccgtcagagggaggaggaggagcgcaggagggcggaggagcagaggcggagggaggaagaggcgcTGGAAGCGGAGCGCCTTCGcgtcgaggaggaggaggaggggaaccgGCTGAGAGACAaagcagagcaggaggagaggaggatgaccctggaggacgagaggaggcgGGAGCGGGAGGAGAAGCGCCAGCGGGAAGCGGAAGAAAAGGAAACCAAACGCCGGGATGCGGGGGCGCCCAGGACGCCGCCCGCGCCCGAGGGCGAGAGCGGCTCGGACCCCgtggcgaggaggaggaaggccgaGGAGCTGCGATGGCGGGAAATGGAGGAGAGGCAAAGGCCCTTCTCGTTCAAGGTCTCCTCCGGGGAGAAGCAGATCCTTTTCCAGAAAGTCAACTTGACGCCCGTGACGCTGCCCTCCAGCCAACCGGAAGGCACGGCGACCGACCCCAGAGAGGATTCCAAAGCCTCCTCCCCCGGGGGAGCGGAGTCCCTCAGCTTGTCGTCTTTCCAGTACGTCCCCCACACAGCCATCCTGGTGACAGGGGCTCAGCTCTGCGGACCCGCTGTCAATCTGGATCAGATCAAAGACACGGCGTGCAAATCCCTGCTGGGCTTGGGCGAGGACAAGAAGGGCATGAACGCTTCCCCGACCAAGTGCAAGGCCTCCCCCGAGCGCAAGTCGGGGAAAACCAAGTCCCTCAGCgagtcctccacttcctccgatCAGTCCAGCGCAGCCATCTTGGCGGAGTGGGCCAGCATCAGATCCAAGATATTCAAGGGAGCCGACGAGGGGAAGTATGAGGGCTACCCGGATCCCGGCCACAGCCCCACCCAGGTCCAGAGCGGGACCGGCGGCCAGGAGACGGACCAGACTCCATTCCCACACACCAACCTGAGGAAGACCATGTCTGCCAGCGCCAAGTTCTCCATAACCCCGGCGAAGAAGAAATTTGCAGACTCCAGCAGAAATGTGGAATTGTCATGTCAGGCAGACAAGGACAGGGGGATGACGGAAAACGCTCAATCCGACGGCTCGTCCGGCACCGCTGCCGTCTCCCCGGCTCCAGACGGCAAGGCCCAGAGCAAGGCGACGAAAGGGGTCCGCGTCGCGGGCAGGTCAGAGGGGTGCCAGTTTGCCAAAGACCTCCCGTCCTTCCTGGTCCCCAGTCCTGACCAGGACTCAACCCAACGCGAGGGGCCAGAGGCCCGGAGCCCGGGAGAATCGGACGAGCCCGGTGAGAGCGGGGAGGGCGAGAAAATGGGCCCGGACGACCAATCCAGGCCTTCTCCCTTCGGCATCAAGCTCAGGAGGACCAACTACTCCCTCCGCTTCCAGGGCGACCAGCCcacagagaagaggaagaaaaggtACAGCGCCGGGGACGCGTTTGATGGCGTCCCCCCACCTCTCGCTCCGATAGAGCCCGACTCCAACTCTTCCTCCGCGTTACCCGACGAGCCCAGCTCCGCCTCGCCACTTCGAGAAAGCAGTCCAGTGCACACGGCGGCGCCCTCTTCCGCCACCCGGGCCAAGCGGGGCGGGTTTAGCGCGGGGGAAAAGACCTCACCCAAACCCCCGTTGCACCACAGAGCCAGCACCGCCGTCAAGTTCACATGCGCCGATGCCTCTCCTCAGTTGCCCCTCCTCAAGACCGCCCAAGGAGGGCCCAGCGAGGCCGCGACCCAACAAACCGGCCTGGCAGCGGACTCAGCGGaccaggagaagagaagggacgAGTCGTCAGCCGTTGCCCAGCTGCTCAGGGGCGGCCAGGGGGACGAGGAGCCCAAGGAGAAGAAGtccttcttcccctccatcaGCATCCCCTGGAGGGAGAAGCCTGACAGGAAAGCGGAGCTTATCAAGCGAG aAAAGCCGTCTCTGCAGAGCAGACATTCCCTGGACAGTGTGCGGATCCAGGAGAAGGATAGCGGGCCTTTGTGGATCACGCTGGCTCTGCAGAAGCAGAAGGGTTTCATGGAGCAGCAACAGGGCCGTGACAACCGACGGAGCCAAAGAGAGGCCAAACTAGCAGAGAAGCAGGCCAAAGAAACC AGTGGATCGGTTAGTCCTTCAGAGAGTAAAGGGAACATCAACACCAGTCCTAAACCTCAACAAACTCAAGAGGCCAAAAGGGCAGATACCTTGCTGGCCCGCTTTGAGCGCCGAGACAACCTGAAGAAAGCCAACACTCTACCAAGCTCTGTCACAG TTGAGATTTCCGACTCCCCTCCGTTACCCCCTGCTGTGAAGGAGGTAACAAAACGCCTGCCCTCCAGTGACTCTCCCCAGGCCTCCACGGAGCCCGCCTGGCTGGCCCTGGCGAAGCGCAAGGCCAAGGCCTGGAGCGACTGCCCCCAGATCATCAAATAA
- the cracd gene encoding capping protein inhibiting regulator of actin dynamics isoform X2 has protein sequence MSQENVSDKVRNLQRQIAQSIKFGQKPPSLRKSEDDQGSSDENEGPQSPLEVLSQVEAEPDPNVYGESLVQGSHRGEIHHTPVKSPRSKCILPATGTIESINLDSVPQSVPRLDNTAAKHKLSVKPKNQRVSRKHRKFTPDLQDMSPPPVLHEETEGRENLEGPWSRHGGSPFDSPDTFSKQRPRVEERLESREKRDREEEELRGEELEEERRKRAEELYEIGERCRKQQQEEDHRQSVELERRRKEEEDRKVQEDARTKREEERRTKEEDERTQREKEEKIREEERRQREEEERRRAEEQRRREEEALEAERLRVEEEEEGNRLRDKAEQEERRMTLEDERRREREEKRQREAEEKETKRRDAGAPRTPPAPEGESGSDPVARRRKAEELRWREMEERQRPFSFKVSSGEKQILFQKVNLTPVTLPSSQPEGTATDPREDSKASSPGGAESLSLSSFQYVPHTAILVTGAQLCGPAVNLDQIKDTACKSLLGLGEDKKGMNASPTKCKASPERKSGKTKSLSESSTSSDQSSAAILAEWASIRSKIFKGADEGKYEGYPDPGHSPTQVQSGTGGQETDQTPFPHTNLRKTMSASAKFSITPAKKKFADSSRNVELSCQADKDRGMTENAQSDGSSGTAAVSPAPDGKAQSKATKGVRVAGRSEGCQFAKDLPSFLVPSPDQDSTQREGPEARSPGESDEPGESGEGEKMGPDDQSRPSPFGIKLRRTNYSLRFQGDQPTEKRKKRYSAGDAFDGVPPPLAPIEPDSNSSSALPDEPSSASPLRESSPVHTAAPSSATRAKRGGFSAGEKTSPKPPLHHRASTAVKFTCADASPQLPLLKTAQGGPSEAATQQTGLAADSADQEKRRDESSAVAQLLRGGQGDEEPKEKKSFFPSISIPWREKPDRKAELIKREKPSLQSRHSLDSVRIQEKDSGPLWITLALQKQKGFMEQQQGRDNRRSQREAKLAEKQAKETSGSVSPSESKGNINTSPKPQQTQEAKRADTLLARFERRDNLKKANTLPSSVTVEISDSPPLPPAVKEVTKRLPSSDSPQASTEPAWLALAKRKAKAWSDCPQIIK, from the exons ATGTCCCAAGAGAACGTCTCCGATAAAGTCAGGAACCTTCAG AGGCAGATCGCTCAAAGTATCAAGTTTGGCCAGAAGCCCCCCTCTCTTAGGAAGAGTGAGGATGACCAGGGCAGCTCGGATGAAAACGAGGGGCCCCAGAGCCCCCTTGAGGTACTGTCCCAGGTGGAGGCGGAGCCAGACCCAAAC GTCTACGGAGAAAGCCTGGTCCAAGGCTCCCATCGGGGTGAGATACACCATACCCCAGTGAAATCCCCCAGGTCCAAATGTATTCTTCCAGCCACCGGGACCATTGAGTCCATTAACCTGGATTCAGTCCCACAGTCTGTCCCTCGATTGGACAACACCGCTGCCAAGCACAAACTATCCGTAAAGCCCAAAAACCAGAGAGTCTCCCGCAAGCACCGCAAGTTCACACCG GATCTGCAGGACATGTCTCCGCCCCCTGTACTCCATGAAGAGACAGAAGGCCGCGAGAACCTGGAGGGCCCTTGGTCCAGACATGGGGGATCCCCCTTCGATTCTCCAGACACATTCAGTAAACAAAGACCCCGGGTGGAAGAAAGACTGGAgtccagagagaagagagacagggaggaagaggaactgagaggggaggagctggaggaggagaggaggaagagagcggaGGAGCTGTACGAAATAGGGGAGAGATGTCGCAAACAACAACAAGAGGAGGACCACAGACAAAGcgtggagctggagaggagaaggaaggaagaggaggacaggaaggtgcAAGAGGACGCGAGAACGaaacgggaggaggagaggaggacgaaggaggaagacgagaggacccaaagggaaaaagaggAGAAGATCCGCGAGGAGGAGCGccgtcagagggaggaggaggagcgcaggagggcggaggagcagaggcggagggaggaagaggcgcTGGAAGCGGAGCGCCTTCGcgtcgaggaggaggaggaggggaaccgGCTGAGAGACAaagcagagcaggaggagaggaggatgaccctggaggacgagaggaggcgGGAGCGGGAGGAGAAGCGCCAGCGGGAAGCGGAAGAAAAGGAAACCAAACGCCGGGATGCGGGGGCGCCCAGGACGCCGCCCGCGCCCGAGGGCGAGAGCGGCTCGGACCCCgtggcgaggaggaggaaggccgaGGAGCTGCGATGGCGGGAAATGGAGGAGAGGCAAAGGCCCTTCTCGTTCAAGGTCTCCTCCGGGGAGAAGCAGATCCTTTTCCAGAAAGTCAACTTGACGCCCGTGACGCTGCCCTCCAGCCAACCGGAAGGCACGGCGACCGACCCCAGAGAGGATTCCAAAGCCTCCTCCCCCGGGGGAGCGGAGTCCCTCAGCTTGTCGTCTTTCCAGTACGTCCCCCACACAGCCATCCTGGTGACAGGGGCTCAGCTCTGCGGACCCGCTGTCAATCTGGATCAGATCAAAGACACGGCGTGCAAATCCCTGCTGGGCTTGGGCGAGGACAAGAAGGGCATGAACGCTTCCCCGACCAAGTGCAAGGCCTCCCCCGAGCGCAAGTCGGGGAAAACCAAGTCCCTCAGCgagtcctccacttcctccgatCAGTCCAGCGCAGCCATCTTGGCGGAGTGGGCCAGCATCAGATCCAAGATATTCAAGGGAGCCGACGAGGGGAAGTATGAGGGCTACCCGGATCCCGGCCACAGCCCCACCCAGGTCCAGAGCGGGACCGGCGGCCAGGAGACGGACCAGACTCCATTCCCACACACCAACCTGAGGAAGACCATGTCTGCCAGCGCCAAGTTCTCCATAACCCCGGCGAAGAAGAAATTTGCAGACTCCAGCAGAAATGTGGAATTGTCATGTCAGGCAGACAAGGACAGGGGGATGACGGAAAACGCTCAATCCGACGGCTCGTCCGGCACCGCTGCCGTCTCCCCGGCTCCAGACGGCAAGGCCCAGAGCAAGGCGACGAAAGGGGTCCGCGTCGCGGGCAGGTCAGAGGGGTGCCAGTTTGCCAAAGACCTCCCGTCCTTCCTGGTCCCCAGTCCTGACCAGGACTCAACCCAACGCGAGGGGCCAGAGGCCCGGAGCCCGGGAGAATCGGACGAGCCCGGTGAGAGCGGGGAGGGCGAGAAAATGGGCCCGGACGACCAATCCAGGCCTTCTCCCTTCGGCATCAAGCTCAGGAGGACCAACTACTCCCTCCGCTTCCAGGGCGACCAGCCcacagagaagaggaagaaaaggtACAGCGCCGGGGACGCGTTTGATGGCGTCCCCCCACCTCTCGCTCCGATAGAGCCCGACTCCAACTCTTCCTCCGCGTTACCCGACGAGCCCAGCTCCGCCTCGCCACTTCGAGAAAGCAGTCCAGTGCACACGGCGGCGCCCTCTTCCGCCACCCGGGCCAAGCGGGGCGGGTTTAGCGCGGGGGAAAAGACCTCACCCAAACCCCCGTTGCACCACAGAGCCAGCACCGCCGTCAAGTTCACATGCGCCGATGCCTCTCCTCAGTTGCCCCTCCTCAAGACCGCCCAAGGAGGGCCCAGCGAGGCCGCGACCCAACAAACCGGCCTGGCAGCGGACTCAGCGGaccaggagaagagaagggacgAGTCGTCAGCCGTTGCCCAGCTGCTCAGGGGCGGCCAGGGGGACGAGGAGCCCAAGGAGAAGAAGtccttcttcccctccatcaGCATCCCCTGGAGGGAGAAGCCTGACAGGAAAGCGGAGCTTATCAAGCGAG aAAAGCCGTCTCTGCAGAGCAGACATTCCCTGGACAGTGTGCGGATCCAGGAGAAGGATAGCGGGCCTTTGTGGATCACGCTGGCTCTGCAGAAGCAGAAGGGTTTCATGGAGCAGCAACAGGGCCGTGACAACCGACGGAGCCAAAGAGAGGCCAAACTAGCAGAGAAGCAGGCCAAAGAAACC AGTGGATCGGTTAGTCCTTCAGAGAGTAAAGGGAACATCAACACCAGTCCTAAACCTCAACAAACTCAAGAGGCCAAAAGGGCAGATACCTTGCTGGCCCGCTTTGAGCGCCGAGACAACCTGAAGAAAGCCAACACTCTACCAAGCTCTGTCACAG TTGAGATTTCCGACTCCCCTCCGTTACCCCCTGCTGTGAAGGAGGTAACAAAACGCCTGCCCTCCAGTGACTCTCCCCAGGCCTCCACGGAGCCCGCCTGGCTGGCCCTGGCGAAGCGCAAGGCCAAGGCCTGGAGCGACTGCCCCCAGATCATCAAATAA